In Ruminococcaceae bacterium R-25, a genomic segment contains:
- a CDS encoding protein arginine kinase activator, with protein MRCERCGKELTNRIIKINGVTYCENCARLMGYDRFLKDPSDLLGNPFSPLDQIASSLMQMSELDFGNSTLTCPKCGMTLREFENEGRVGCIECYNTFNDNIVREMFKQQGNSVYAGRLPAQSADTSAETKEIPQTVKKAEPEAKTIDIPEKAPEAPDKEEKTPAAKSEKGGLTVEQLMKADLGMLSDEDLEKGIKAAAEAEEYRLASRLRDELKGRKEGEGNV; from the coding sequence ATGAGATGCGAAAGATGCGGTAAGGAACTTACCAACAGGATAATCAAGATAAACGGTGTCACATACTGTGAGAACTGTGCGAGGCTGATGGGTTACGACAGATTCTTAAAGGATCCGTCCGACCTTCTGGGCAATCCGTTCTCACCTTTAGACCAGATAGCTTCATCTCTTATGCAGATGAGCGAACTGGACTTCGGCAACAGCACGCTTACATGCCCTAAGTGCGGTATGACTTTAAGGGAATTCGAAAATGAGGGGCGCGTAGGATGCATCGAGTGCTACAACACCTTTAACGATAATATCGTAAGGGAGATGTTCAAGCAGCAGGGCAACAGCGTGTATGCCGGAAGACTTCCTGCACAGTCGGCTGACACCAGTGCGGAGACAAAAGAGATCCCGCAGACGGTAAAGAAAGCAGAGCCGGAGGCAAAGACTATAGATATCCCGGAAAAAGCACCTGAAGCTCCGGACAAGGAAGAAAAAACACCTGCCGCAAAGAGCGAAAAGGGAGGCCTGACGGTAGAACAGCTCATGAAAGCTGATCTGGGCATGCTGTCTGACGAAGATCTCGAAAAGGGCATCAAGGCCGCAGCAGAAGCTGAGGAATACAGACTCGCTTCAAGGCTCAGAGATGAACTTAAGGGCAGAAAGGAAGGTGAAGGCAATGTCTGA
- a CDS encoding transcriptional regulator CtsR, which produces MARLVDVIEQMIKEMVDENDGTATICRSQLAEQANCVPSQITYVLSTRFSGGSGYIVESRRGGGGQITITRVNHVGPAEYLKTIIDSVGDDLSQQQAKNLLTNAVTVGAMTSKEGTAIMNAVSDRALARVDSDIRSVLRADIFKHALLGLMVT; this is translated from the coding sequence GTGGCAAGACTGGTTGATGTAATTGAACAGATGATCAAGGAGATGGTCGACGAGAATGACGGTACTGCAACGATCTGCAGAAGCCAGCTGGCTGAGCAGGCGAACTGCGTGCCTTCCCAAATCACATACGTGCTGTCTACAAGGTTTTCGGGCGGAAGCGGATATATAGTCGAGAGCAGACGAGGCGGCGGCGGACAGATCACCATAACGAGGGTAAATCATGTGGGACCTGCCGAATATCTGAAGACGATAATCGACAGCGTAGGCGATGACCTTTCGCAGCAGCAGGCCAAGAACCTCCTGACCAATGCGGTTACTGTCGGTGCGATGACTTCCAAAGAAGGAACGGCGATCATGAATGCGGTTTCGGACAGGGCTCTGGCCAGGGTCGACTCTGACATAAGGTCAGTCTTAAGAGCGGATATTTTCAAGCATGCGCTGTTGGGACTGATGGTCACATGA
- a CDS encoding ATP-dependent Clp protease ATP-binding subunit ClpC produces the protein MRITEDTAKVLAVSSIIAEERHTSLIRDTILFAALCVTDTPAKEILEENVTDLSVVVENLGAEGDYDLDDNTVKILADRAFQSLRIDVRRIFSNASDLSRKTGFKGAVNPEHLLFVIMSRKVSNHPEIFSSLEAAGCDMEGIRSAIINVFNEQAEQARDEGRIFGDSSEDSNMPGGESAPSARKTAAKQGGKSGHKTLEKYGKNLTELAKQGKIDPVIGREEEISRVMQILIRRTKNNPCLVGDPGVGKTAIAEGLALKIAENNVPDVIKGKIVYSMEMGSMVAGSKYRGEFEERIKNMLDEAVADPNVILFIDEIHTLVGAGDTSGGSMDAANIMKPLLTKNELQIIGATTLDEYSKFIEKDHALERRFQKVLIEEPSIEDAIAIMKGLRSKYEDHHKIYIPDDVLEQSVRLSARYVSDRFLPDKAIDLVDEAAAAKRINYADSKDKNDLEKKIKEIVEKKKAAVDTQDFEAAQTLKEEEEKLKEKLSVLQDKVKPDDKGFTGTLTVDDVALVLAKWTGIPTTKITESDADKLKNLESELQKRVVGQDEAVHAIAKAIRRGRLGLKDEKRPSGSFIFLGTTGVGKTELAKALAEVMFGNESALVRVDMSEYMEKHDVSRLIGAPPGYVGYDEGGQLTEAVRRHPYSVVLFDEIEKAHPEIFNTMLQVLDDGRLTDGHGRTVDFRNTIIIMTSNIGARMLVGSEGRRIGFSMADDNDKDELSREGLYGGKSYDEAKKVVIDELKKTFTPEFVNRVDDIIFFRMLGKESLVKIVDILMKQVGKRIKDLGMDIELTESAKELLAKKGYDPQYGARPLRRVITSMVEDRFSEAMLDGIVKPGHLAVIDAVETTDPEALLAQGAAAEDGKVIVIKDGGELGKSEKVDVEEPVGSNV, from the coding sequence ATGAGAATTACTGAAGATACAGCAAAGGTGCTCGCGGTATCGAGCATTATTGCAGAAGAAAGACACACATCATTAATAAGAGATACCATTCTTTTCGCGGCATTGTGCGTTACTGATACGCCCGCAAAGGAGATCCTCGAAGAGAACGTTACGGACCTGTCGGTCGTAGTGGAGAATCTTGGTGCAGAGGGAGATTACGATCTCGACGACAATACCGTTAAGATACTTGCAGACAGGGCTTTCCAGAGCCTTCGTATCGATGTTCGAAGGATCTTTTCCAACGCATCCGACCTGTCCAGAAAAACAGGCTTTAAGGGTGCGGTAAATCCAGAACATCTCCTTTTCGTGATCATGTCCAGAAAAGTATCCAACCATCCGGAGATCTTTTCGAGCCTTGAAGCTGCAGGATGCGATATGGAAGGCATCAGGTCAGCGATCATAAATGTTTTCAATGAGCAGGCTGAACAGGCAAGAGATGAGGGCAGAATATTCGGTGACAGCTCAGAAGATTCCAATATGCCCGGCGGCGAATCCGCACCTTCTGCAAGAAAGACGGCTGCCAAGCAGGGCGGCAAGTCCGGCCATAAGACACTCGAAAAATACGGCAAGAACTTAACCGAACTCGCAAAGCAGGGCAAGATCGATCCCGTTATCGGACGTGAGGAAGAGATCTCACGTGTCATGCAGATTCTTATCCGCCGCACTAAGAACAATCCTTGCCTCGTAGGTGATCCGGGTGTCGGTAAGACTGCTATCGCAGAGGGTCTGGCGCTCAAGATCGCCGAAAACAATGTTCCTGACGTGATCAAGGGCAAGATCGTTTACAGCATGGAGATGGGCTCTATGGTAGCCGGCTCCAAGTACAGAGGCGAATTCGAAGAGCGTATCAAGAACATGTTAGATGAGGCAGTAGCTGATCCTAACGTAATCCTCTTCATCGATGAGATCCATACATTGGTAGGCGCAGGCGATACATCCGGCGGATCAATGGATGCTGCAAACATCATGAAGCCTCTTCTTACAAAGAACGAGCTTCAGATCATCGGTGCTACGACTTTAGATGAATATTCCAAGTTCATCGAAAAGGATCATGCTCTTGAGAGACGTTTCCAGAAGGTCTTGATCGAAGAGCCCTCTATCGAAGATGCGATCGCGATCATGAAGGGCCTCAGGTCCAAGTACGAAGACCATCACAAGATCTATATTCCTGACGATGTCTTGGAGCAGTCCGTAAGGCTCTCTGCAAGATACGTTTCCGACAGATTCCTTCCGGATAAGGCTATTGACCTCGTAGATGAGGCCGCCGCCGCAAAGAGGATCAACTATGCCGATTCCAAGGATAAGAACGATCTCGAAAAGAAGATCAAAGAGATCGTGGAAAAGAAGAAGGCCGCTGTCGATACCCAGGATTTCGAAGCTGCCCAGACCCTCAAGGAGGAAGAGGAAAAGCTCAAAGAGAAACTCTCTGTCCTTCAGGATAAGGTCAAGCCCGATGATAAGGGTTTCACAGGCACTCTTACTGTCGATGATGTAGCTTTAGTACTTGCAAAGTGGACAGGCATCCCGACAACAAAGATCACGGAATCTGATGCCGATAAGCTCAAGAACCTTGAATCTGAGCTTCAGAAGAGGGTCGTAGGCCAGGACGAAGCAGTTCATGCTATCGCAAAGGCCATCCGCAGAGGCAGATTGGGTCTCAAGGACGAGAAGAGACCTTCAGGTTCCTTTATTTTCTTAGGTACGACCGGTGTAGGTAAGACAGAGCTCGCCAAGGCTTTGGCCGAAGTCATGTTCGGCAATGAGAGCGCTCTTGTAAGAGTTGATATGTCCGAATACATGGAAAAGCACGATGTCTCCAGACTCATCGGTGCGCCTCCGGGATATGTCGGATATGATGAGGGCGGCCAGCTCACAGAAGCTGTCAGAAGACATCCTTATTCAGTCGTTCTTTTCGATGAGATCGAAAAGGCACACCCTGAGATCTTCAACACGATGCTTCAGGTATTGGACGACGGACGTCTTACGGACGGCCACGGCAGAACGGTCGACTTTAGAAATACGATCATCATCATGACATCAAATATTGGTGCGAGAATGCTCGTAGGCAGCGAAGGCAGAAGGATCGGCTTCTCTATGGCTGACGATAACGATAAGGACGAACTCTCCAGAGAGGGTCTTTACGGCGGCAAGTCTTACGACGAAGCAAAGAAGGTCGTAATAGACGAACTCAAGAAGACGTTCACTCCGGAATTCGTTAACCGTGTTGACGACATTATCTTCTTCCGTATGCTCGGCAAGGAATCTCTTGTAAAGATCGTAGACATCCTCATGAAGCAGGTCGGCAAGAGGATCAAAGACCTCGGCATGGATATAGAGCTCACCGAGAGCGCGAAAGAGCTTCTCGCAAAGAAGGGTTACGATCCGCAGTACGGTGCAAGACCTCTCAGGAGAGTCATTACTTCCATGGTCGAAGACCGTTTCTCCGAAGCAATGCTCGACGGAATCGTTAAGCCCGGACACCTCGCAGTCATCGATGCAGTGGAGACAACTGACCCTGAAGCGCTCCTTGCTCAGGGAGCAGCTGCCGAAGACGGCAAAGTCATTGTCATTAAAGACGGCGGAGAGCTCGGAAAATCGGAAAAGGTTGATGTTGAAGAACCTGTCGGCTCTAATGTATAA
- a CDS encoding protein-arginine kinase, translated as MSEWYTNEGKDSDVVLSTKACIVRNIKGYNFMPRLDDKECQSLLDTVDKEIDKNVYSGGNAADFDKNTVLKLTRLQILGREANQMANPDRKAFYYNDDVSVSIAVGSGEHLTVKAMAAGHDISVYKQAEKVALDLESKFDIAFSDTYGFLTSSVSLAGTGLKILYTVSLPAISKTEGGIAALKQRVGQYEWMIYPFAERGEISDSDVYIIASVNTLGVTEDELLKRGEMLISDVIKAERALRDEIAGNKKDQSQDVYGRSYGTLRYANMISRSEALQALGWLRLYHEYDDTGDIKISWNTINKLTMDILWEPEAPSVKSSQSIASQRFRAQGIRKILKGAD; from the coding sequence ATGTCTGAATGGTACACAAATGAGGGTAAAGACAGCGACGTTGTTCTCTCCACAAAGGCATGCATAGTACGTAATATAAAAGGCTATAATTTCATGCCGAGATTAGACGATAAAGAGTGCCAGAGCCTACTTGATACTGTTGACAAAGAGATCGACAAAAATGTCTATTCGGGCGGTAATGCAGCTGACTTCGACAAGAATACGGTCTTAAAGCTTACCAGGCTTCAGATCCTGGGAAGAGAAGCAAATCAGATGGCTAATCCCGACAGAAAAGCTTTCTACTATAACGATGACGTCAGCGTCTCGATCGCAGTAGGTTCGGGAGAGCATCTTACTGTAAAGGCGATGGCGGCAGGCCACGACATCAGTGTTTATAAGCAGGCTGAAAAGGTTGCATTGGATCTCGAGAGCAAATTTGATATCGCGTTTTCCGATACTTACGGATTCCTTACTTCAAGCGTAAGTCTCGCAGGCACAGGACTTAAGATCCTTTATACGGTATCGCTTCCCGCGATCTCAAAGACTGAAGGCGGTATCGCTGCACTGAAACAGCGTGTAGGCCAGTATGAATGGATGATCTATCCTTTCGCGGAAAGAGGCGAGATCTCTGATTCTGATGTTTATATCATCGCGAGCGTAAATACGCTGGGTGTTACAGAGGACGAACTCTTAAAGAGAGGCGAGATGCTCATTTCGGACGTTATCAAGGCTGAAAGAGCATTAAGAGATGAGATCGCCGGAAACAAGAAAGACCAATCACAGGATGTTTACGGCAGATCCTACGGCACATTGAGATATGCAAACATGATCTCCAGGAGCGAAGCGCTTCAGGCATTGGGCTGGCTCAGGCTTTATCACGAATATGATGACACAGGAGATATAAAGATATCCTGGAATACGATAAACAAGCTTACGATGGACATACTCTGGGAGCCCGAAGCTCCTTCGGTGAAGAGCAGCCAGAGTATTGCTTCACAGAGATTCAGGGCTCAGGGAATAAGAAAGATTTTGAAAGGGGCTGATTGA
- a CDS encoding L-ascorbate metabolism protein UlaG (beta-lactamase superfamily), with protein MEITYVGHACFLIRFDTGLTVCFDPYKPGSVPGLSDANVSADEVYCSHSHGDHCDYESVGKPLIPYEGPAPEVKIIKTFHDEVQGAKRGRNNITKVTSGSETVVHMGDIGCALTDDQIAELKGCDLLLIPVGGFFTIDCKQAHDMVGQIDPKVVIPMHYRSKIFGYDQISGREEFVELIGNDEDREIISRRFVCEELPKVRSLLLMEPLKILR; from the coding sequence ATGGAAATAACATATGTCGGACATGCATGTTTTCTTATAAGGTTTGATACCGGACTTACGGTCTGCTTCGACCCTTATAAGCCGGGTTCAGTACCCGGATTATCTGATGCCAATGTCTCAGCCGATGAGGTGTATTGCTCCCATTCCCATGGAGACCATTGTGACTATGAATCAGTGGGAAAGCCCCTCATACCTTATGAAGGACCTGCTCCCGAAGTTAAGATAATCAAGACTTTCCACGATGAAGTGCAGGGCGCAAAGCGCGGCAGGAACAACATCACGAAGGTTACTTCAGGCAGCGAAACTGTTGTCCACATGGGCGACATCGGATGCGCCCTTACAGATGACCAGATTGCAGAGTTAAAGGGTTGCGATCTTTTATTGATCCCTGTCGGAGGTTTTTTCACGATCGACTGTAAGCAGGCTCATGACATGGTAGGACAGATCGATCCCAAAGTCGTCATCCCGATGCACTACAGGAGCAAGATATTCGGATACGACCAGATATCTGGCAGGGAAGAATTTGTCGAGCTCATTGGCAATGACGAAGACCGCGAGATAATCAGCAGAAGATTCGTCTGCGAAGAGCTCCCGAAGGTCAGATCACTGCTTTTGATGGAGCCCTTAAAAATTTTAAGATAA
- a CDS encoding phosphoglycerate kinase, which yields MAMYDKKSVEDLNVAGKRVIVRVDFNVPLDKETGTKITDDKRIKGALPTIKYLVDNNAKVILVSHLGRPKNGPEAKFSMKPAADRLAELIGKPVTLAADVIGEDAKAKAAALKDGEILMLENVRFHKEETKNDPKFAAELASMADLYVNDAFGTAHRAHASTAGLANFLPSACGYLIKKEIDFIGGALDNPARPFVAILGGAKVSDKIGVITNLLDKADTIIIGGGMAYTFIGAQGGKIGDSLFEADKVDLAKEILAKAEEKGVKLLLPTDTVVADAFDANANSKVVPTMEIPDGWQGLDIGPETIAKFSEAIKGAKTVIWNGPAGVFEFEKFAVGTKAIAQAIADADCTSIIGGGDSAAAIEKLGYADKVSHISTGGGASLEYIEGKVLPGIDCLNDKKIDRTFAAGNWKMNCGIPADAVKLINELKPLVKDATSKIALGVPATALAAAVEAAAYTNIKIAAQNCHFEEKGAFTGEISPLWLAKMGVNYCIIGHSERREYNAETDETVNKKALALLKYGVRPIICCGESLAQREAGETFDWIKGQIVGAFKDIPADKLCQITIAYEPIWAIGTGKTATDEQAEEVCAFIRGVIAELYDADAAAAMTILYGGSCNAKNAAGLFAQKDINGGLVGGASLKAEDFSIICNA from the coding sequence ATGGCAATGTATGACAAGAAAAGCGTCGAGGATTTAAACGTAGCCGGCAAGAGAGTTATTGTCCGTGTTGACTTTAACGTACCGCTCGACAAGGAAACAGGCACAAAGATCACAGACGACAAGCGTATTAAGGGTGCTCTCCCTACAATCAAGTACCTTGTAGACAACAATGCGAAGGTTATCCTCGTATCACACCTCGGACGTCCGAAGAACGGTCCTGAGGCTAAGTTCTCTATGAAGCCCGCAGCAGACAGACTCGCTGAGCTCATCGGCAAGCCCGTTACTCTTGCAGCTGACGTTATCGGCGAAGATGCTAAGGCTAAGGCTGCAGCTCTCAAGGATGGCGAGATCCTCATGCTCGAGAATGTTCGTTTCCACAAGGAAGAGACTAAGAACGATCCTAAGTTCGCAGCAGAGCTCGCTTCTATGGCTGACCTCTATGTAAACGACGCATTCGGTACAGCTCACCGTGCTCATGCATCCACAGCAGGCCTTGCAAACTTCCTGCCTTCCGCTTGCGGTTACCTCATCAAGAAGGAAATCGACTTCATCGGCGGTGCGCTCGACAATCCTGCAAGACCGTTCGTTGCTATTCTTGGCGGCGCTAAGGTTTCCGACAAGATCGGCGTTATCACAAACCTTTTAGACAAGGCTGACACCATCATCATCGGCGGTGGTATGGCTTATACATTCATCGGCGCTCAGGGCGGCAAGATCGGTGATTCCCTCTTCGAGGCTGACAAGGTTGACCTCGCTAAGGAGATCCTCGCTAAGGCAGAAGAAAAGGGCGTTAAGCTCCTTCTCCCTACAGACACAGTTGTTGCTGATGCTTTCGATGCAAACGCTAACAGCAAGGTAGTTCCTACAATGGAAATTCCTGACGGCTGGCAGGGCCTCGACATCGGACCTGAGACAATCGCTAAGTTCTCTGAAGCTATCAAGGGCGCTAAGACAGTTATCTGGAACGGCCCTGCAGGCGTTTTCGAGTTCGAGAAGTTCGCAGTTGGTACAAAGGCTATCGCTCAGGCAATCGCTGATGCAGACTGCACATCAATCATCGGCGGCGGTGACTCCGCAGCTGCTATCGAGAAGCTCGGCTATGCTGATAAGGTTTCTCACATCTCCACAGGCGGCGGCGCTTCTCTCGAGTACATCGAGGGTAAGGTTCTCCCCGGTATCGATTGCCTCAATGATAAGAAGATCGACAGAACATTCGCAGCTGGTAACTGGAAGATGAACTGCGGTATTCCTGCAGATGCAGTTAAGCTCATCAACGAGCTCAAGCCCCTCGTTAAGGATGCTACATCCAAGATCGCTTTGGGCGTTCCTGCTACAGCACTCGCTGCTGCAGTTGAAGCTGCTGCTTACACAAACATCAAGATCGCTGCTCAGAACTGCCACTTCGAAGAGAAGGGTGCATTCACAGGCGAGATCTCACCTCTCTGGCTTGCTAAGATGGGCGTAAATTACTGCATCATCGGCCACTCTGAGAGACGTGAATACAACGCAGAGACAGACGAGACAGTTAACAAGAAGGCGTTAGCACTCCTCAAGTATGGTGTAAGACCTATCATCTGCTGCGGTGAGTCTCTTGCTCAGCGTGAAGCAGGCGAGACATTCGACTGGATCAAGGGCCAGATCGTTGGCGCTTTCAAGGATATCCCTGCTGATAAGCTCTGCCAGATCACAATCGCTTATGAACCCATCTGGGCTATCGGCACAGGCAAGACAGCTACAGACGAGCAGGCTGAGGAAGTTTGCGCATTCATCCGTGGCGTAATCGCTGAGCTCTATGATGCTGATGCAGCTGCTGCAATGACAATCCTGTACGGTGGTTCCTGCAACGCTAAGAACGCTGCCGGTCTCTTCGCTCAGAAGGACATCAACGGCGGTCTCGTAGGTGGTGCTTCCCTCAAGGCTGAGGATTTCTCCATCATCTGCAACGCATAA
- a CDS encoding 1-acyl-sn-glycerol-3-phosphate acyltransferase, giving the protein MTEIKSNAASRSKAPRDYDIGCEPSKFYFGFLGSRIIVPLVCAYTHIKVKPDMEFVNHEGPIIVISNHESYLDPMIINRLTKARPANFVTGEFVFRAPAWGHWFKLGGAIPKKQFVVDTAAVKAMMRVMKRNGVIIVYPEATRHVDGKSITFDDGVARLAKKANASVYIAHIHGAYLAWPRWSRSGMRKGRISAEFVKKIYSDEVKELSIEELQQKILDAVDYNENDWIRENPRKYKSRKLAAGLQNIAYACPRCGSEYTMQYMNSGKHDMIQCSNCGNAARYLPTGLIEKVDPQCVVFDDLHKWTEWERGLIKDQLDAGGFKMEMNADLFKVFDRFTFAKTGKGRVTITDKEITYVGTDCPAEEGIPYKKGKPMKKYKNRTLDASAPFQTKVFEIDSMRGLVASYGKHFEIYDKDGELYRFHVDGQKVFKIHEIVSLLGKKK; this is encoded by the coding sequence ATGACTGAAATCAAGAGTAATGCGGCATCCCGTTCGAAGGCACCGCGTGACTATGATATAGGTTGTGAGCCGAGCAAATTCTATTTCGGATTTTTGGGTTCACGTATAATTGTGCCTCTGGTATGCGCATACACGCATATCAAGGTTAAACCTGACATGGAGTTCGTTAACCACGAAGGCCCTATTATCGTCATCTCCAATCACGAATCTTACCTGGATCCGATGATCATCAACCGCCTTACAAAGGCAAGACCCGCGAACTTCGTAACAGGCGAGTTCGTATTCAGGGCACCTGCCTGGGGTCACTGGTTTAAGCTCGGAGGAGCGATCCCCAAGAAGCAGTTCGTAGTAGATACCGCTGCAGTTAAGGCAATGATGCGCGTAATGAAAAGAAACGGAGTCATCATCGTTTATCCTGAGGCTACAAGACACGTTGACGGCAAGTCCATTACTTTCGACGACGGTGTTGCAAGACTCGCCAAGAAAGCTAACGCTTCCGTATATATCGCTCATATCCACGGCGCATATCTCGCTTGGCCCAGATGGTCCAGATCCGGAATGCGCAAGGGCAGGATCAGCGCAGAGTTCGTAAAGAAGATCTATTCTGACGAAGTCAAGGAATTGTCGATAGAAGAACTCCAGCAGAAGATCCTCGATGCAGTTGACTACAACGAGAACGACTGGATCCGCGAGAATCCCAGAAAGTATAAGAGCAGGAAGCTCGCTGCAGGACTTCAGAACATCGCTTATGCTTGCCCCAGATGCGGCTCTGAGTATACGATGCAGTACATGAATTCCGGCAAGCACGATATGATCCAGTGCTCCAACTGCGGAAATGCTGCAAGATATCTCCCCACCGGTCTTATCGAAAAGGTAGACCCCCAGTGTGTCGTTTTCGACGACCTCCACAAGTGGACAGAGTGGGAGAGGGGACTTATAAAGGATCAGCTTGATGCCGGTGGCTTCAAGATGGAGATGAATGCAGACCTTTTCAAGGTTTTCGACAGATTTACCTTTGCGAAAACAGGTAAGGGCAGAGTCACGATCACCGACAAGGAGATCACTTATGTCGGAACAGACTGCCCCGCTGAGGAAGGCATCCCTTACAAGAAGGGCAAGCCGATGAAGAAATATAAGAACAGGACTCTTGATGCTTCTGCTCCTTTCCAGACAAAGGTCTTCGAGATCGACTCTATGAGAGGACTTGTTGCTTCCTACGGCAAGCACTTCGAGATCTACGACAAGGATGGCGAGCTCTACAGATTCCATGTCGACGGACAGAAGGTCTTCAAGATCCATGAGATCGTATCGCTCCTCGGAAAAAAGAAATAA
- a CDS encoding homotetrameric NADPH-dependent glutamate synthase, with product MDFDVMKKVPVSEQDPQIRATNFDEVCLGYTKEEAVLEASRCLNCKNARCMQGCPVSINIPGFIAKLKDGDVEGAYNVISFSSSLPAVCGRVCPQETQCEAQCIRGVKGEAVSIGRLERFVADSAKEMGIKPQLPADMVKKGKKVAVIGAGPSGLTCAGDLAKMGYDVTIFEALHKAGGVLVYGIPEFRLPKEKVVAKEVENIKELGVKIVTDAVIGRSLTIDDLFEKEGFSAVFIGSGAGLPRFMNIPGEQALGVFSANEYLTRSNLMGAFSPDSRTPIMRAKKAVIVGGGNVAMDAARTAKRLGAEVHVVYRRSEAELPARAEEVHHAKEEGIIFDLLTNPVEIVADENGWVKGCTCIRMELGEPDASGRRSPVPVEGSEFTIECDAVIMSLGTSPNPLIKKTTAGLEVNRKGGIVVNESEMTSRAGVFAGGDAVTGAATVILAMGAGKAAAKGIDEYLSKQ from the coding sequence ATGGATTTTGATGTAATGAAGAAAGTACCGGTTTCTGAGCAGGATCCTCAGATCCGTGCCACGAATTTCGACGAGGTATGCCTCGGATATACTAAAGAAGAAGCAGTTCTGGAAGCATCCCGCTGCCTTAACTGCAAAAATGCGCGCTGTATGCAGGGATGCCCTGTATCCATTAACATTCCGGGCTTCATCGCTAAGCTCAAGGACGGCGACGTAGAGGGCGCATATAACGTTATCTCCTTCTCATCTTCCCTTCCCGCCGTATGCGGCCGTGTATGCCCCCAAGAGACACAGTGCGAGGCTCAGTGCATAAGAGGAGTTAAGGGCGAGGCAGTATCTATAGGACGCCTCGAGAGATTCGTTGCTGACTCTGCAAAAGAAATGGGCATCAAGCCCCAGCTTCCTGCTGACATGGTCAAAAAAGGCAAGAAAGTAGCCGTCATCGGTGCAGGTCCTTCAGGTCTTACATGCGCCGGAGACCTCGCAAAGATGGGCTATGACGTAACTATCTTCGAAGCTCTGCACAAGGCAGGCGGCGTTCTCGTTTACGGCATCCCCGAATTCCGTCTCCCCAAGGAGAAGGTAGTTGCAAAAGAAGTCGAGAACATTAAGGAATTAGGTGTTAAGATCGTGACTGACGCAGTCATTGGACGTTCGCTCACTATCGATGACCTTTTCGAAAAAGAGGGCTTCTCTGCCGTATTTATCGGCTCCGGCGCCGGTCTTCCCCGCTTCATGAATATCCCCGGCGAGCAGGCATTGGGCGTGTTCTCCGCTAATGAATATCTCACAAGATCCAACCTCATGGGCGCTTTCTCACCTGATTCGAGAACACCTATCATGAGAGCAAAGAAGGCAGTCATCGTTGGCGGCGGCAACGTCGCAATGGACGCTGCACGTACTGCAAAGAGACTTGGCGCTGAAGTCCACGTCGTATACAGAAGATCAGAAGCTGAGCTTCCCGCACGTGCTGAAGAAGTCCATCACGCAAAAGAAGAAGGCATTATTTTCGACCTCCTTACAAATCCTGTCGAGATCGTCGCAGATGAAAACGGCTGGGTAAAGGGATGCACATGCATCAGAATGGAATTGGGCGAGCCTGACGCTTCCGGCAGAAGATCACCTGTACCTGTTGAAGGTTCCGAGTTCACTATCGAGTGCGATGCGGTCATCATGTCGCTCGGCACATCACCTAACCCTCTTATCAAGAAGACAACGGCAGGACTTGAGGTCAACAGAAAAGGCGGCATCGTGGTCAACGAGTCTGAGATGACCTCCAGAGCCGGTGTTTTCGCAGGCGGTGACGCCGTAACAGGCGCTGCTACGGTAATCCTCGCAATGGGTGCGGGCAAGGCTGCAGCAAAGGGCATCGACGAGTATCTGTCGAAGCAGTGA